A window from Deltaproteobacteria bacterium encodes these proteins:
- a CDS encoding TolC family protein: protein MTRLLRHVALASLFALPAVAGPVRTLTADGAVRLALERNPELASLSAEVIAGQARLRGASLLLQANPEVGIAVGARRSARGGELEVDAELSQQLELSGQRGARIGLARAEIGASKARLATRRNELAAEVRVAFARALAAAELLGLARQAVELARQTLKAAEKRFEVGDGSKIEVNTARIEVGRASRELKLATQRLAVGHKELRMLLALEPTDELRLQGDLKTGLSPTEDVGTLVRSAEGARADLVAARRGVEAAVAEGRLSRKEWLPRPRLGARYQREEGADAILGTLSFELPVFNRNQASRGAAGARLIQAQRALEATLRRVRQEVLLAHSRLVVAREAARAYEGEVVQAAQENLSLLATAYRAGKIGLFELILIRRDALEARRGHIESVEEVRVAEAEIRRAVGAE from the coding sequence ATGACGCGTTTGCTTCGTCACGTCGCGCTCGCCAGTCTCTTTGCCTTGCCCGCAGTCGCCGGGCCGGTTCGGACCCTGACCGCGGATGGGGCCGTGCGGCTCGCCCTCGAGCGCAACCCGGAGCTGGCGTCGCTCAGCGCCGAGGTGATCGCGGGTCAGGCGCGCCTTCGCGGCGCCAGCCTACTCCTTCAGGCCAACCCCGAGGTGGGGATCGCCGTCGGGGCCCGGCGATCGGCGCGCGGGGGCGAGCTCGAGGTCGATGCCGAGCTCAGCCAGCAGCTCGAGCTCTCCGGCCAGAGAGGCGCCCGGATCGGCCTAGCCCGCGCGGAGATCGGCGCCTCCAAGGCCCGCCTGGCAACGAGGAGGAACGAGCTCGCGGCCGAGGTGCGCGTCGCCTTCGCCCGCGCCCTGGCCGCCGCAGAGCTCCTGGGCCTTGCGAGGCAGGCGGTGGAGCTCGCCCGGCAGACGCTGAAGGCGGCGGAGAAGCGCTTCGAGGTTGGTGACGGCTCGAAGATCGAGGTCAACACGGCGCGAATCGAGGTCGGTCGCGCGTCCCGCGAGCTGAAGCTGGCGACCCAGCGCCTGGCGGTCGGCCACAAGGAGCTCCGGATGCTGCTCGCACTGGAGCCGACCGACGAGCTCCGCCTGCAGGGGGACTTGAAGACAGGGCTGTCGCCCACCGAGGACGTAGGAACGCTGGTCAGGAGCGCTGAGGGCGCGAGGGCCGATCTCGTTGCGGCGCGTCGCGGGGTCGAGGCCGCGGTAGCCGAAGGTCGGCTCTCGCGGAAGGAGTGGTTGCCGCGCCCGCGCCTCGGTGCCCGCTACCAGCGCGAGGAGGGCGCGGACGCGATCCTGGGCACGCTGTCTTTCGAGCTGCCGGTCTTCAACCGTAATCAAGCGAGCCGGGGAGCCGCAGGGGCGCGGCTCATCCAGGCGCAGCGAGCGCTCGAGGCCACGCTCCGACGCGTGCGCCAGGAGGTGCTCCTCGCTCATTCACGCCTCGTCGTGGCCCGCGAGGCTGCTCGCGCCTACGAGGGGGAGGTCGTGCAGGCCGCGCAGGAGAACCTCTCGCTGCTCGCAACCGCCTACCGCGCGGGAAAGATCGGCCTCTTCGAACTCATCCTGATCCGGAGGGATGCGCTCGAGGCGCGGCGCGGCCACATCGAGTCTGTAGAGGAGGTTCGCGTCGCGGAAGCGGAGATCAGGCGCGCCGTCGGCGCCGAATGA
- a CDS encoding 1-acyl-sn-glycerol-3-phosphate acyltransferase, which yields MLDLERLKHTKLSRTPVGQLLVANLVLSVDYRFPRRTTIVLEGTENIPRGRGVFFAMNHTDRYNYWPFQYQLYRQGFGFTATWVKGKYFEHPFNAGFLSRMNSIPLPSRGYLITTEFRKAVGRVPDDAEYRWLREAVNGRPSESGPSIDEIPDGVRPLLEQHGPDAAALGAWFNALFRTMMTEVVRLNRQALEELGLHILVFPEGTRSKRLGPGYTGLAQMTQHLGATILPVGCNGSDRIYPGNSPFSKGGRVVYRVGRPLPVDGPELAPYRVPEHVVPSTEDAEQFEDRYRAITDVVMARISELLDEEYRAGASTAVKGAKRFV from the coding sequence ATGTTGGACCTCGAACGTCTCAAGCACACCAAGCTGAGCCGGACGCCGGTGGGGCAGCTCCTCGTGGCGAATCTCGTGCTCTCGGTCGACTATCGGTTCCCGCGGCGCACGACCATCGTGCTCGAAGGGACGGAGAACATCCCACGCGGGCGCGGCGTGTTCTTCGCGATGAACCACACGGACCGCTACAACTACTGGCCCTTCCAGTATCAGCTCTATCGCCAGGGCTTCGGCTTCACGGCCACCTGGGTCAAGGGCAAGTACTTCGAGCATCCCTTCAACGCGGGCTTCCTCTCGCGGATGAACAGCATCCCGCTCCCTTCGCGCGGCTACCTCATCACCACCGAGTTCCGCAAGGCGGTGGGGCGCGTCCCCGACGACGCCGAGTACCGCTGGCTGCGCGAGGCCGTCAACGGTCGTCCGTCGGAGAGCGGACCGTCGATCGACGAGATCCCCGACGGCGTGCGCCCGCTCCTCGAGCAACACGGCCCGGACGCCGCGGCGCTCGGGGCGTGGTTCAACGCGCTCTTTCGCACCATGATGACCGAGGTGGTGCGGCTCAATCGCCAGGCGCTCGAGGAGCTCGGGCTGCACATTCTCGTCTTCCCCGAGGGGACGCGCTCCAAGCGGCTCGGCCCCGGCTACACGGGCCTCGCGCAGATGACGCAGCACCTCGGCGCGACGATCCTCCCCGTGGGGTGCAACGGCTCCGATCGCATCTACCCCGGCAACTCCCCCTTCTCGAAGGGCGGGCGCGTGGTCTACCGCGTCGGCCGGCCGCTGCCCGTGGATGGCCCCGAGCTCGCGCCCTATCGCGTGCCGGAGCACGTCGTGCCGAGCACGGAGGACGCGGAGCAGTTCGAGGACCGCTACCGCGCCATCACCGACGTCGTGATGGCCCGCATCAGCGAGCTCCTCGACGAGGAGTACCGCGCCGGGGCCTCCACGGCCGTCAAGGGCGCGAAGCGCTTCGTCTGA
- a CDS encoding efflux RND transporter permease subunit — protein sequence MLTRIIDWALRHRWAILVAWLVVVAAGLFAFHDLPIDAFPDTTPTQVQINTVAPALAPLEVERQITAPLEQSLGGLPRVEEIRSISKFGLSQITIRFLDGTDLWFARQQVAERMNRVDLPDWVAKPALGLVSTGLGEVFHYLVKGKGKSLEELRTLHDWVIAPQLRTVAGVAEVNAWGGNERQWHVVVDPRRLQKYGLSLGDVYQALERNNANVGGGVLERGGASSLVLGIGALRTREAVAGVVLAAHDGVSVRIRDVATVEVGHEIRRAAVTADGQGEVVLGLGFMLIGENSHAVTTALAQRLREVARTLPTGVEVAPVYQRTELVDLVLRTVRNNLLEGALLVIALLFVFLGNLRAGLIVAAAIPLSMLFAFNAMSRFGIAGTLMSLGAIDFGLVVDSSVILVENAERQLGLDPGRRSVLEVVRDAAVEVRKPTLFGELIIALVYLPILTLEGVEGKLFRPMALTVVFALLGSVVLSITLAPALASFALRKGGYAEPRLVRWLKRVYSPALEWTMGRPKAVIAAALVLLVATALAASRLGSEFIPRLSEGTIVINTVRLADISLGESVRIGEKLERIVLEKFPNEVARAWTRTGTPEVATDPMGVEVSDLFLALRPRGEWRRARTQAELVRELQAELEGIPGMRLSFTQPIEMRVNEMVAGVRTDVGIKLFGDDLEVLKAKAREIEAAVRTLPGAADVTIEQVTGQPVLEVTVDQDAIARHGIPARSVLDVVEAMGVRRAGEIREGQRRFDLGVRLAEEYRDATAVRAVLVAGPAGERIPLGRLTSIKEVSGPTTIQREWGKRRIVVQANVRGADLGRFVELARLAIDEKVKLPSGYYVRFGGQFEHLARARTRLAIVVPLALALVFFLLYLSSPQVMDSVRIFSGVPFALVGGVLALLVRGLPFSVSAAVGFVALFGVAVLNGLVLVSRIRQLLDRGVELAQAVREGARSRLRPVLMTASVASLGFLPMALATGPGAEVQRPLATVVIGGVLSSTLLTLLVLPVLFTAFGTSGSGGRRGKSELAPDDAGLGAVEGDPS from the coding sequence TTGCTCACCAGGATCATCGACTGGGCCCTCCGACATCGCTGGGCGATCCTGGTCGCCTGGCTTGTCGTGGTCGCCGCCGGCCTGTTCGCCTTTCACGACCTGCCGATCGACGCCTTCCCCGACACGACGCCGACCCAGGTCCAGATCAACACCGTGGCGCCGGCGCTCGCGCCCCTCGAGGTGGAGCGGCAGATCACCGCGCCGCTCGAGCAGTCCCTCGGCGGCCTGCCTCGAGTCGAGGAGATCCGTTCCATCTCCAAGTTCGGTCTGTCGCAGATCACGATCCGCTTTCTCGACGGGACAGACCTCTGGTTCGCGCGACAGCAGGTGGCCGAGCGGATGAACCGGGTCGACCTGCCGGACTGGGTGGCGAAGCCGGCGCTCGGCTTGGTGTCCACCGGGCTCGGCGAGGTCTTCCACTACCTCGTCAAGGGCAAGGGCAAGAGCCTGGAGGAGCTGCGCACGCTGCACGACTGGGTGATCGCACCGCAGCTCCGCACGGTCGCTGGTGTCGCAGAGGTCAACGCGTGGGGCGGCAACGAGCGTCAGTGGCACGTGGTCGTCGACCCCAGGCGGCTGCAGAAGTACGGCCTCTCGCTCGGCGACGTCTACCAGGCGCTAGAGCGTAACAACGCCAACGTCGGCGGGGGCGTCCTCGAGCGGGGGGGCGCCTCGAGCCTGGTGCTCGGCATCGGGGCCCTCCGCACGCGAGAGGCGGTGGCGGGGGTGGTCCTTGCCGCGCACGATGGGGTCTCGGTGCGCATTCGCGACGTGGCCACGGTTGAGGTGGGCCACGAGATCCGACGCGCGGCGGTCACCGCCGACGGGCAGGGCGAGGTCGTGCTCGGGCTCGGCTTCATGCTGATCGGCGAGAACAGCCACGCAGTGACCACGGCGCTGGCCCAGCGCCTGCGCGAGGTGGCCAGGACGTTGCCCACCGGGGTCGAGGTGGCGCCGGTCTACCAGCGCACCGAGCTCGTCGACCTGGTCCTGCGCACGGTGCGAAACAACCTCCTCGAGGGTGCGTTGCTCGTCATCGCGCTGCTGTTCGTTTTTCTCGGCAACCTGCGCGCGGGGCTGATCGTGGCGGCGGCGATCCCGCTCTCGATGCTCTTCGCCTTCAACGCGATGAGCCGCTTCGGCATCGCGGGGACGCTGATGTCGCTCGGCGCCATCGACTTCGGCCTCGTCGTCGACAGCTCGGTCATCCTGGTGGAGAACGCCGAGCGACAGCTGGGACTCGACCCGGGACGCAGGAGCGTCCTCGAGGTGGTCCGTGATGCGGCCGTCGAGGTGCGCAAACCCACCCTCTTCGGCGAGCTCATCATCGCGCTCGTCTACCTGCCGATCCTGACGCTCGAAGGGGTCGAGGGGAAGCTCTTCCGGCCGATGGCCCTGACCGTCGTCTTCGCCCTGCTCGGGTCCGTCGTGCTGTCGATTACGCTCGCGCCAGCGCTCGCCTCCTTCGCGCTGCGCAAGGGTGGGTACGCCGAGCCGCGGCTGGTGCGGTGGCTCAAGCGGGTCTATAGCCCGGCGCTCGAGTGGACGATGGGCCGCCCGAAGGCCGTGATCGCCGCGGCGCTCGTGCTCCTCGTCGCGACGGCGCTCGCGGCTTCGCGCCTGGGCAGCGAGTTCATCCCGCGTCTCTCCGAGGGGACGATCGTCATCAACACGGTGCGCCTCGCCGACATCTCGCTCGGCGAGTCGGTGCGCATCGGCGAGAAGCTGGAAAGGATCGTCCTCGAGAAGTTCCCGAACGAGGTGGCGCGGGCCTGGACCCGCACCGGGACCCCGGAGGTGGCGACCGATCCGATGGGCGTCGAGGTCTCGGATTTGTTTCTCGCCCTCAGGCCCCGGGGCGAGTGGCGCCGGGCCCGTACGCAGGCGGAGCTCGTGCGGGAGCTCCAGGCAGAGCTCGAAGGTATTCCGGGGATGCGCCTGAGCTTCACCCAGCCCATCGAGATGCGTGTCAACGAGATGGTCGCCGGGGTTCGCACCGACGTGGGGATCAAGCTCTTCGGCGACGACCTCGAGGTGCTCAAGGCCAAGGCCAGAGAGATCGAGGCGGCCGTGCGCACGCTCCCTGGCGCCGCTGACGTCACCATCGAGCAGGTGACCGGCCAGCCGGTCCTGGAGGTGACCGTCGATCAGGACGCGATCGCTCGCCATGGCATTCCCGCGCGGAGCGTCCTGGACGTGGTCGAGGCCATGGGGGTACGCAGGGCCGGCGAGATCCGGGAGGGACAGCGCCGCTTCGACCTCGGCGTGCGTCTCGCGGAGGAGTACCGCGACGCGACGGCCGTGCGCGCGGTGCTCGTCGCGGGCCCGGCCGGCGAGCGGATCCCCCTGGGTCGGCTGACGAGCATCAAGGAGGTCTCAGGGCCGACGACCATCCAGCGTGAGTGGGGCAAGCGGAGGATCGTCGTGCAAGCCAACGTGCGTGGCGCTGATCTGGGCCGGTTCGTCGAGCTCGCGCGCCTGGCCATCGATGAGAAGGTCAAGCTCCCCTCCGGCTACTACGTGCGCTTCGGCGGCCAGTTCGAGCACCTCGCGCGAGCGAGAACCCGCCTCGCTATCGTGGTTCCGCTCGCGCTCGCGCTGGTCTTCTTCCTCCTTTACCTCTCGAGCCCACAGGTCATGGACAGCGTGCGGATCTTCAGCGGGGTCCCCTTCGCCCTGGTCGGAGGCGTGCTCGCCCTGCTCGTCCGGGGCCTTCCGTTCTCGGTGTCGGCGGCGGTCGGGTTCGTCGCCCTCTTTGGCGTCGCGGTGCTGAACGGGTTGGTCCTGGTGTCGCGGATCCGCCAGCTCCTCGATCGCGGGGTCGAGCTCGCCCAAGCGGTGCGGGAGGGGGCGCGCTCGCGCCTGCGTCCCGTGCTCATGACCGCCTCGGTGGCGTCGCTGGGCTTCTTGCCCATGGCGCTGGCGACCGGGCCGGGAGCCGAGGTGCAGCGGCCGCTGGCGACCGTGGTCATTGGAGGCGTGCTCTCGTCGACGCTCCTCACGCTGCTGGTGCTGCCGGTGCTCTTTACCGCCTTCGGCACCTCCGGCAGCGGCGGCCGGAGGGGGAAGAGCGAGCTGGCGCCGGACGACGCGGGCCTTGGCGCGGTGGAAGGAGACCCCTCATGA
- a CDS encoding PQQ-binding-like beta-propeller repeat protein yields MHHVTRRARVRRLLALRPFRPAPSLMSGLLGLLGLLGLVARAGAQTPPPSAGWPTVAGTPQRTSWTTDEVSGALKVDWYRPIEAYIDQKVQVIATAGKVYLSTSKGLYAFDAATGALAFRYDTELPLGHSPTVAGGVAYVGGYDKKLHAVDATTGKARWVFDGARAGFNTNPLVLDGRVYAGSRDGYFYALDAATGRLVWQYPRAGEAPLGPIMLSAAHDAGTLYFASNNMFAYALRASDGTLLWRSSKLPGLQLQSFWPVVYGNLVLFSTAFAYRPGKPGKDSLDGFQLQDLFPEMTEGTLVGTEVTPPAWAQGRTTLRASRVTEYLEKRPTATDPRKGKPWRRVVVALNKSTGVEYTYDSDGDGNPEYLPATFWGTGSGNYYPPIVAPNGNLYFNGAWRCCGDAKGRVYAWNPADPGLLAYAGGSAQGGGGFGALAEPQALSGAGSTIYRSICCDRVLDWFKTTPGLNPGQAQGQAYSYDLSKLAPGYDSMWTILPGWPRLQGWYKGTTSSPNGIYHNHGDQNPAVPYGGRVFIHRSNALIAFSPTGAGTAHPLLPIVAATDAVSAPSADELKARLASEVRKLVDAGHLRPGYYNTSQFVNAGPLDAYFENPGDTLYSLALAYPHLPAELQGRVKAYLENQVKTFFDPAMHATIGWATGAAREDSEVPPDIAPLFASYPAKAASPGFSWSYPPFNFYALAKVAERVPGTDVAKLYALAKGKLQVPVSNLATDDWFKQRPYEHNAWIGGYVGFLELQQRAGMQTTDAALRTRVQAELDRLLALRKTLFSKDTYWIRPAENYFNYHRKHLDVARNFLYLTPRLAEHLAREVPAARVALAEYEYLAPYWFVSRYEATKGEGVMQPLYDVPALFQARALLLKQSRQALYKVLDVPAFARGDLFYLQNLTLAIEASDDGSAPKPPLPDGGGAPGGGGSGDGGLAGGPGGGAGGQGGHGDGGASGGANGGANGGATGSGSSGGAESDRAQAAGGCAVGAGSLSIEGGLGIGILLLASSRRRFLAALIRRRRRA; encoded by the coding sequence ATGCATCACGTCACGCGTCGTGCCCGCGTCCGTCGTCTTCTCGCCCTTCGCCCCTTTCGCCCCGCACCTTCGCTGATGTCCGGCCTGCTCGGCCTGCTCGGCCTGCTCGGCCTCGTGGCACGCGCCGGGGCGCAGACGCCGCCGCCGAGCGCGGGCTGGCCCACGGTGGCCGGCACGCCGCAGCGCACGAGCTGGACCACCGACGAGGTGAGCGGCGCGCTGAAGGTGGATTGGTACCGGCCCATCGAGGCCTATATCGATCAAAAGGTGCAGGTGATCGCCACGGCGGGGAAGGTCTACCTTTCCACGTCGAAGGGGCTCTACGCCTTCGACGCCGCCACGGGCGCGCTGGCCTTCCGCTACGACACCGAGCTCCCGCTCGGCCACTCCCCGACGGTGGCGGGGGGCGTGGCGTACGTCGGCGGCTACGACAAGAAGCTCCACGCCGTGGACGCGACGACCGGCAAGGCGCGCTGGGTCTTCGACGGCGCCCGCGCCGGCTTCAACACGAACCCGCTGGTCCTGGACGGCCGCGTCTACGCCGGCTCGCGCGACGGCTACTTCTACGCGCTCGACGCCGCGACGGGGCGCCTCGTCTGGCAGTACCCACGCGCCGGGGAAGCGCCGCTCGGACCGATCATGCTCTCGGCGGCCCACGACGCGGGGACCCTCTACTTCGCCTCCAACAACATGTTCGCCTACGCGCTCCGGGCCAGCGACGGCACGCTCCTCTGGCGCTCGAGCAAGCTCCCGGGGCTGCAGCTCCAGTCCTTCTGGCCGGTGGTCTACGGCAACCTGGTGCTCTTCTCGACGGCCTTCGCCTACCGGCCGGGCAAGCCGGGCAAGGACAGCCTCGACGGGTTCCAGCTCCAGGACCTCTTTCCCGAGATGACCGAGGGGACGCTGGTCGGCACGGAGGTCACGCCCCCGGCCTGGGCGCAGGGCCGCACCACGCTGCGCGCAAGCCGCGTCACCGAGTACCTCGAGAAGCGACCCACGGCCACCGACCCGCGCAAGGGGAAGCCCTGGCGCCGCGTCGTGGTCGCGCTGAACAAGAGCACGGGCGTCGAGTACACCTACGACTCCGACGGTGACGGCAACCCCGAGTACCTCCCCGCCACCTTCTGGGGCACGGGCTCGGGCAACTACTACCCGCCCATCGTGGCGCCGAACGGCAACCTCTACTTCAACGGCGCGTGGCGCTGCTGCGGGGACGCGAAGGGGCGGGTCTACGCCTGGAACCCCGCCGACCCGGGGCTACTGGCCTACGCCGGCGGCTCGGCGCAGGGGGGCGGCGGCTTCGGCGCGCTCGCCGAACCACAAGCGCTCTCCGGAGCCGGAAGCACGATCTACCGCAGCATCTGCTGCGACCGGGTGCTCGACTGGTTCAAGACCACGCCCGGGCTGAATCCGGGGCAGGCGCAGGGGCAGGCCTACAGCTACGACCTCTCCAAGCTCGCCCCCGGCTACGACAGCATGTGGACCATCCTGCCCGGGTGGCCGCGTCTTCAGGGCTGGTACAAGGGGACCACGAGCAGCCCGAACGGCATCTACCACAACCACGGCGATCAGAACCCCGCCGTCCCGTACGGCGGGCGCGTCTTCATCCACCGGAGCAACGCGCTCATCGCCTTCTCGCCGACGGGGGCGGGCACGGCGCATCCGCTGCTCCCCATCGTCGCGGCGACGGACGCGGTGAGCGCGCCGAGCGCAGACGAGCTCAAGGCGCGGCTGGCGAGCGAGGTGCGAAAGCTCGTCGACGCGGGGCACCTGCGCCCCGGCTACTACAATACCTCGCAGTTCGTGAACGCGGGCCCCCTCGACGCGTACTTCGAGAACCCGGGCGACACGCTCTACAGCCTGGCCCTCGCGTATCCCCACCTGCCGGCCGAGCTGCAGGGGCGCGTGAAGGCCTACCTCGAAAATCAGGTGAAGACCTTCTTCGACCCCGCGATGCACGCCACCATCGGCTGGGCCACCGGCGCCGCGCGCGAGGACAGCGAGGTGCCGCCCGACATCGCGCCGCTCTTCGCGAGCTACCCGGCCAAGGCCGCGAGCCCCGGCTTCAGCTGGAGCTACCCGCCCTTCAACTTCTACGCGCTGGCGAAGGTGGCGGAGCGCGTCCCGGGGACGGACGTGGCCAAGCTCTACGCCCTCGCCAAGGGCAAGCTCCAGGTGCCGGTCTCGAACCTGGCCACCGACGACTGGTTCAAGCAGCGCCCCTACGAACACAACGCCTGGATCGGCGGCTACGTGGGCTTCCTCGAGCTCCAGCAGCGCGCCGGGATGCAGACCACCGACGCCGCGCTCCGCACCCGCGTGCAGGCGGAGCTCGACCGCCTGCTCGCCCTGCGCAAGACGCTCTTCAGCAAGGACACCTACTGGATCCGGCCGGCGGAGAACTACTTCAACTACCACCGCAAGCACCTGGACGTGGCGCGCAACTTCCTCTATCTCACGCCGCGCCTCGCCGAACATCTGGCGCGCGAGGTTCCCGCCGCCCGGGTCGCTCTGGCCGAGTACGAGTACCTCGCGCCCTACTGGTTCGTCTCGCGCTACGAGGCCACCAAGGGTGAGGGCGTGATGCAGCCGCTCTACGACGTGCCCGCGCTCTTCCAGGCGCGCGCGCTGCTGCTCAAGCAGAGCCGGCAAGCGCTCTACAAGGTCCTCGACGTGCCGGCCTTCGCCCGCGGAGACCTCTTCTACCTGCAGAACCTGACCCTCGCGATCGAGGCCTCCGACGACGGCAGCGCGCCGAAGCCACCGCTCCCCGACGGAGGCGGCGCCCCGGGTGGCGGCGGCTCGGGAGACGGCGGGCTCGCGGGCGGTCCCGGGGGCGGCGCGGGAGGCCAGGGCGGCCACGGCGACGGCGGCGCGAGCGGCGGGGCGAACGGTGGCGCGAACGGTGGCGCGACGGGGTCGGGCTCGAGCGGCGGCGCGGAGAGCGATCGCGCGCAGGCCGCCGGCGGCTGCGCGGTGGGAGCGGGGTCGCTGTCGATCGAGGGCGGGCTCGGGATCGGGATCTTGCTGCTCGCCTCGAGCAGGCGTCGATTCCTGGCAGCCCTCATTCGGCGCCGACGGCGCGCCTGA
- a CDS encoding efflux RND transporter periplasmic adaptor subunit, translated as MRTLAVFVLLFPLLGGAASCTRNEPAPARAQAVSDTCEHGAKKALCARCNPKLEAVFKAKGDWCDEHGVPESQCLKCNPSLTSSKAAEPAPSEPWCNEHGVPEAKCTKCRPELIAKFIEEGDFCREHGLPESVCPVCHPERVRAAGHELPVYPKPGTVVKLSSPEKGRLAGIETIRATPRPLATGIDVVGQIQFNQNRHAKLSARGEALVLEVKVDIGDEVKRGQALVVLASSGVGEQQSKLAAARARLDAARATLAREQALVESGISSRKSVDAARTEVAAAKAELDAARAALGASGAGTSGAGGRYVLTSPFAGTVVSREAVMGKSVTGEVPLVAVADLASMWAILEVPEDAAASVRRGQKVTLRFEGLGGALREGTIDRIGASVDANTRTVRARVDLPNQDRSLRAGLFVRARIEVTARRKALLVPRDAVQRAEGRALVFIKTAASEYKPVQVHLGAQAGSEVEVLAGLSAGAEVVTTGAFLLKSEILKDAMGAGCADD; from the coding sequence ATGCGGACTCTAGCCGTGTTCGTGCTTCTGTTCCCGCTTCTGGGCGGTGCCGCCTCGTGCACGCGCAACGAGCCGGCCCCCGCTCGCGCGCAGGCCGTCTCGGACACGTGCGAGCACGGGGCCAAGAAGGCCCTCTGTGCCCGCTGCAATCCGAAGCTCGAGGCAGTGTTCAAGGCCAAGGGCGACTGGTGCGACGAGCACGGAGTGCCGGAGTCCCAGTGCCTGAAGTGCAACCCAAGCCTCACCTCCTCCAAGGCCGCCGAGCCCGCGCCGAGCGAGCCGTGGTGCAACGAGCATGGCGTGCCGGAGGCGAAGTGCACCAAGTGCAGGCCCGAGCTCATCGCCAAGTTCATCGAGGAAGGCGACTTCTGCCGGGAGCACGGGCTCCCCGAGTCGGTGTGCCCGGTCTGCCACCCGGAGCGGGTCAGGGCCGCCGGCCACGAGCTGCCCGTCTACCCGAAGCCCGGCACCGTGGTGAAGCTCTCGTCGCCCGAGAAGGGGCGGCTCGCCGGCATCGAGACGATCCGAGCCACCCCCCGGCCCCTCGCCACGGGAATCGATGTCGTCGGGCAGATCCAGTTCAACCAGAACCGCCACGCCAAGCTCTCCGCGCGGGGCGAGGCGCTGGTCCTGGAGGTGAAGGTCGACATCGGCGACGAGGTGAAGCGGGGCCAGGCCCTGGTCGTGCTCGCCTCGAGCGGCGTGGGCGAGCAGCAGTCGAAGCTCGCCGCTGCCCGCGCACGCCTCGACGCGGCCCGGGCGACGCTCGCGCGCGAACAGGCTCTGGTCGAGAGCGGTATCAGCTCGAGGAAGAGCGTCGACGCCGCTCGAACCGAGGTCGCCGCGGCGAAGGCCGAGCTCGACGCGGCCCGGGCGGCGCTGGGCGCGTCCGGCGCGGGGACTTCCGGTGCCGGAGGTCGTTACGTCCTCACCTCGCCGTTCGCGGGCACGGTGGTCAGCCGCGAGGCGGTCATGGGCAAGAGCGTCACGGGGGAGGTGCCGCTCGTCGCCGTGGCGGATCTGGCGAGCATGTGGGCGATCCTCGAGGTGCCGGAGGACGCTGCTGCCTCGGTGCGCCGCGGACAGAAGGTGACCCTACGGTTCGAGGGCCTCGGTGGAGCGCTCCGGGAAGGGACGATCGATCGCATCGGCGCTTCGGTCGATGCAAACACCCGCACCGTACGAGCTCGCGTCGATCTGCCGAACCAGGACCGCTCGTTGCGTGCCGGCCTCTTCGTGCGCGCCCGCATCGAGGTTACGGCGAGGCGCAAGGCGCTGCTCGTACCGCGTGACGCAGTTCAGCGCGCGGAAGGGCGGGCCCTCGTCTTCATCAAGACGGCCGCGTCGGAGTACAAGCCCGTCCAGGTCCACCTCGGAGCCCAGGCTGGCAGCGAGGTGGAGGTGCTCGCGGGGCTCTCCGCCGGGGCCGAGGTCGTGACCACCGGGGCGTTCCTGCTCAAGAGCGAGATCCTGAAGGACGCGATGGGCGCCGGCTGCGCCGACGATTAA